In one Ananas comosus cultivar F153 linkage group 12, ASM154086v1, whole genome shotgun sequence genomic region, the following are encoded:
- the LOC109718904 gene encoding SEC14 cytosolic factor: MENKAEMALAQMRDLLQNMGSSSQSSYYGDDETLLRFLRAKSMSPEKAAKMFADWEKWRVEIAPSGSVDEAEIAAEFEARKAYLQRPTKDGHPLVILQACKHFAPKDQLQFKKFVAYMLDKTIASGAKEEGGGSEKMVVIIDLQHLGLKNLDANGFLIGFQYLQSYYPEQLEKLYILSMPWIFIGIWKMISAFLEKAILEKVVIVNNDAQKKEMIKEIGEEALPEDYGGLAQLTPIQDVKLSHWPTKN, translated from the exons ATGGAGAACAAGGCCGAGATGGCATTAGCACAGATGCGGGATTTGCTGCAGAACATGGGCTCATCATCCCAG AGCTCTTACTACGGAGATGATGAGACTCTCCTGAGATTCTTGAGGGCCAAGTCCATGAGCCCGGAGAAGGCGGCGAAAATGTTCGCAGATTGGGAGAAATGGCGGGTCGAGATCGCGCCGTCGGGGAGCGTCGACGAGGCGGAGATCGCCGCCGAGTTCGAGGCCCGGAAGGCCTACCTGCAGCGCCCCACAAAAGATGGCCACCCTCTTGTTATCCTCCAGGCCTGCAAGCATTTCGCCCCCAAGGACCAGCTCCAGTTCAAGA AGTTTGTGGCCTATATGTTGGACAAGACAATAGCAAG TGGTGCTAAAGAAGAAGGGGGTGGAAGTGAGAAAATGGTTGTCATTATTGACCTGCAACATCTTGGGTTGAAGAACTTGGATGCTAATGGTTTTCTCATAGGTTTTCAATATCTACAG TCGTACTATCCGGAACAGCTGGAGAAGTTGTACATCTTAAGCATGCCTTGGATATTCATCGGAATTTGGAAGATGATCTCCGCATTCCTCGAGAAGGCCATTTTGGAAAAA GTTGTCATTGTGAACAATGACgcacaaaaaaaagagatgattaAAGAAATTGGGGAGGAAGCACTTCCAGAGG
- the LOC109718648 gene encoding LOW QUALITY PROTEIN: adagio-like protein 3 (The sequence of the model RefSeq protein was modified relative to this genomic sequence to represent the inferred CDS: inserted 1 base in 1 codon) produces MSGGRGGGGGGDRTSAKRLKWSDEAVTGPLGNGLGGDEEEEEEEEEEEEDEMERGGGGGGGELGGVWYYPANPTAFVVSDAVEPDFPIIYVNSVFEAATGYRADEVLGRNCRFLQFRDPRAQRRHPLVDPMVVSEIRRSLEEGTEFQGELLNFRKDGTPLINHLKLSPIHGDDGVVTHIIGIQLFSEAHVDLSRLSYPVFKQSKSCRRNKSARYSDDDANFAVCEPTKPDDGRSGAEFCGILQLSDEVLAHNILSRLTPRDVASIGSVCTRTRQLTKNEHLRKVVCQNAWGREVTVKLVLFGGEGVDMQPMDDTFVLNLESANPEWRRVKVSASPPGRWGHTLSCLNESWLVVFGGCGREGLLNDVFVLDLDAQQPAWKEVVGAPAAPRPPPRSWHSSCTVDGTKLVVSGGCTDAGVLLSDTFLLDLTKAKPAWREITSSSSSWWAPPSRLGHTLSVYGRTKILMFGGLAKSGSLRLRSCDAYTIDLDEDEEEPRWRQLGTSGFPGXVAVSLPCGRIIIFGGSIAGLHSPSQLFLLDPSEEKPAWRTLGVPGQPPKFAWGHSTCVVGGTRVLVLGGHTGEEWILNELHELCLASRPGADQ; encoded by the exons atgagcggaggaagaggaggaggaggaggcggcgaccGTACCTCAGCGAAGCGTCTAAAGTGGTCGGATGAGGCGGTGACGGGACCGCTGGGGAATGGGCTAggaggagacgaagaagaggaagaagaagaagaagaagaagaggaggacgaaatggagagaggaggaggaggaggaggaggagaattgGGAGGGGTTTGGTATTATCCGGCGAATCCGACGGCGTTCGTGGTGTCGGATGCGGTGGAGCCCGACTTTCCGATAATCTACGTCAACTCCGTGTTCGAGGCCGCCACCGGTTACCGCGCCGACGAGGTGCTCGGCCGCAACTG tCGATTCCTGCAATTCCGCGATCCGCGGGCACAAAGGCGGCACCCGCTGGTGGACCCCATGGTCGTCTCCGAAATCCGCCGCTCCCTCGAGGAAGGGACTGAATTTCAAGGGGAGCTCCTCAACTTCCGCAAGGACGGCACCCCCTTGATCAACCACCTGAAACTCTCCCCCATCCACGGCGACGACGGCGTCGTCACCCACATCATCGGCATCCAGCTCTTCTCCGAAGCCCACGTCGACCTCAGCCGCCTGTCCTATCCGGTCTTCAAGCAGAGCAAGTCCTGCCGCCGCAACAAATCAGCCAGGTACTCCGACGACGACGCGAATTTCGCCGTCTGCGAGCCGACGAAGCCCGACGACGGGAGGAGCGGCGCCGAATTCTGCGGCATTCTTCAGCTGTCGGACGAAGTGCTGGCGCACAACATCCTGTCCCGCCTGACCCCGCGGGACGTGGCGTCGATCGGATCGGTGTGCACGCGGACGCGGCAGCTGACGAAGAACGAGCATCTGAGGAAGGTGGTGTGCCAGAATGCGTGGGGGAGGGAGGTGACGGTGAAATTGGTGCTGTTCGGGGGGGAGGGGGTGGACATGCAGCCGATGGACGACACGTTCGTGCTGAACCTGGAGTCGGCGAACCCCGAGTGGCGGCGCGTGAAGGTGAGCGCGTCGCCGCCGGGGCGGTGGGGCCACACGCTGTCCTGCCTGAACGAGTCGTGGCTGGTGGTCTTCGGGGGGTGCGGGCGGGAGGGCCTGCTGAACGACGTGTTCGTGCTGGACCTGGACGCGCAGCAGCCGGCCTGGAAGGAGGTGGTGGGCGCGCCGGCGGCCCCCCGCCCGCCCCCGCGCTCCTGGCACAGCTCCTGCACCGTCGACGGCACCAAGCTGGTCGTGTCCGGCGGCTGCACCGACGCGGGGGTCCTCCTCAGCGACACCTTCCTGCTCGACCTGACGAAGGCGAAGCCGGCGTGGAGGGAGAtaacgtcgtcgtcgtcgtcgtggtgGGCGCCGCCTTCGAGGCTGGGCCACACGCTGTCGGTCTACGGGAGGACGAAGATCCTGATGTTCGGCGGGCTCGCGAAGAGCGGCTCGCTGCGGCTGCGGTCGTGCGACGCGTACACGATCGACctggacgaggacgaggaagagCCGCGGTGGCGGCAGCTGGGGACGAGCGGGTTCCCCG TCGTGGCGGTGAGCCTGCCGTGCGGGAGGATCATCATATTCGGAGGGTCCATCGCGGGGCTGCACTCGCCGTCGCAGCTGTTCCTGCTCGACCCGTCGGAGGAGAAGCCGGCCTGGCGGACCCTCGGCGTGCCCGGGCAGCCGCCCAAGTTCGCGTGGGGCCACAGCACGTGCGTCGTCGGGGGCACGAGAGTGCTCGTCTTGGGTGGGCATACGGGGGAGGAGTGGATTCTGAATGAGCTGCATGAATTGTGTCTGGCCAGTAGGCCGGGCGCCGATCAGTAG
- the LOC109718647 gene encoding nuclear pore complex protein NUP155, whose amino-acid sequence MAWDDEIIGPDVASAGLHVSERIGKEVAARLDLEEALEASRYASHPYSSLPKEWPSLVEVAETRELPPTLIERYNESGGEGTALCGIFSEIRRAWASVDNSLFLWRFDKWDGQCQEYNGEEQAICAVGLARTKPGIFVEAIQYLLVLATPVELILIGVCCTASGDGTDPYAEISLQPLPDYTVPSDGVTMTCIACTNNGHIFLAGRDGHIYEIEYTIGSGWHKRCRKVCLTGGLGSLLSRWVLPNALKFGAVDPAVDMVVDDERHIIYARTEGNKLQVYDLGVNGNGPLTKIAEEKNLTDPRETQYGGRRPAGPRSATRVSKPSIIHIAPLSLIESRRLNVTAVLSDGRRMYLSTSSPGGRTDSSQRPTCLKVVSMRPSPPLGVGGGLTFGAISIANRAQPEDLVLKVESAFYSVGTLVLSDSSAATMSSLLIVHNDSTIQSSIPSNYGMTAARSSRALRELVSSLPIEGRMLCAADILPLPDVAIIVHSLYADAEALAGLTESCEKACGKLWARGDLPTQHVLPRRRIIVFSTIGLMEVVLNRPVDILRRLFELSAPRSQMEDFFNRFGAGEAAAMCLLLAAKLVFAEENLISNTVAERAAEAFEDSGLVGMPQMDGVNAFSNTQTQAGGFSMGQVVQEAEPLFSGAHQGLCLCSSRLLFPVWEFPIVIVRGQSGPNAREGVVVCRLSSEAMKILESKIRSLENFLRFRRNKRRGLYGYVAGLGDYSGSILYGGVGSRSTTKISFAPQTRDVDSADRTALNKRQRVLYSPAELAAMEVRAMECLRRLLRRSSEALFLLQLISHHNVTRLVQALDNTSCQKLVQLTFHQLVCSEEGDQLAMRLISALMEYYIGPDGRGTVDEISAKLRDGCPSYFNESDYKYYLAVECLERASITGSTDERETLARDAFNLLTRIPESAELSSICKRFENLRFYEAVVRLPLQKAQAIDQKGDAVNAKFDPRHRDAVIAQREQCYEIIMNALRSLKGVGPSGAQREFGTPSRLSASGSDLDQASRNKYIRQIIQLSVQWPDTAFHEYLYRTLIELGLENELLEYGGSDLVSFLQSAGRKPLQEAVSPATSLASGLHDVEGAIPSGHTKYLDLLARYYVLKGQHLLAAHVLYRLAERQCSNAEEAPTLEQRYQYLSNAVLQAKSASSSIGSSNNSIDDGLLDMLEAKLVVLRFQMKIKVELESMASRLQDLPESSRQVPNDPFPQDNIVADVETAKAARDKAKELSLNLKSITQLYNDYAVPFKLWEMCLEMLNFANYSGEADSKIVREIWIRLLDQALSRGGLAEACSVLKRVGSNLYPGDGACLPLDIICLHLEKAALERLTSGAELVGDEDIARALLAACRSAHETVLGVYDQLLSSGAILTSSNLRLRLLRSALAILRDWGMSVLTNKLGTTAAGASFVLGGGAFSLDRAAVLNQGIRDKILSLVNRYMTEVRRLALPQNQTEPVYRGFRELEERLLSPSSY is encoded by the exons ATGGCGTGGGACGACGAGATCATCGGCCCGGACGTCGCCTCCGCCGGTCTCCACGTCAGCGAGCGGATCGGCAAGGAGGTCGCCGCGCGCCTCGACCTCGAGGAGGCCCTCGAGGCCTCTCGGTACGCGAGCCACCCCTACTCCTCCCTCCCCAAAGAG TGGCCTTCTCTGGTTGAAGTGGCGGAAACTCGGGAATTACCTCCTACGTTGATAGAAAGATATAATGAATCTGGAGGTGAAGGAACAGCCCTTTGTGGAATATTTTCTGAGATACGTCGAGCTTGGGCATCAGTTGACAATTCTTTGTTCCTTTGGCGCTTTGATAAGTG GGATGGACAATGCCAAGAATATAACGGAGAGGAGCAAGCAATTTGTGCTGTTGGGCTTGCTAGAACAAAGCCTGGAATTTTTGTTGAAGCCATTcaataccttttagttttagcaACTCCCGTTGAG TTGATTCTTATTGGAGTTTGCTGCACTGCTAGTGGAGATGGAACTGATCCATATGCTGAGATATCATTACAACCTTTACCTGACTATACTGTACCATCTGATGGTGTCACGATGACATGCATTGCTTGTACCAATAACGGCCATATTTTCCTGGCTGGGCGCGATGGGCACATATATGAAATAGAGTACACAATTGGCTCAGGCTGGCATAAGCGTTGTAGAAAGGTTTGCCTTACTGGCGGTCTGGGCAGTCTTCTTTCGAG aTGGGTCTTGCCAAATGCCCTGAAATTCGGAGCTGTGGATCCTGCCGTTGACATGGTTGTTGACGATGAAAGGCATATTATTTATGCACGAACGGAAGGTAATAAATTGCAAGTCTATGATCTTGGTGTAAATGGTAATGGCCCACTTACAAAAATCGCTGAAGAAAAGAACTTGACCGATCCACGCGAAACACAATACGGGGGTCGAAGGCCCGCAGGCCCAAGATCAGCTACACGTGTGTCAAAACCGTCAATAATACATATTGCGCCTTTATCTCTTATTGAATCAAGACGGCTTAATGTAACGGCTGTTTTATCAGATGGTAGGAGAATGTACCTTTCTACTTCTTCTCCAGGTGGACGTACTGATTCTTCCCAAAGGCCAACTTGTTTAAAAGTTGTTTCAATGAGGCCTTCTCCTCCTTTAGGGGTTGGTGGTGGGCTCACGTTTGGTGCTATCTCTATAGCTAATAGAGCTCAGCCTGAGGATCTTGTGTTAAAAGTGGAATCAGCCTTTTATTCTGTGGGAACCCTCGTGCTCTCTGATTCGTCGGCCGCAACAATGTCCTCTCTTCTGATCGTGCACAATGATTCAACTATTCAGTCATCAATTCCGAGTAATTATGGAATGACTGCTGCAAGAAGCTCTCGTGCCTTAAGGGAATTAGTATCGTCTTTACCTATTGAGGGTCGAATGCTTTGTGCAGCTGACATATTACCCTTGCCAGATGTAGCAATTATTGTGCACTCTTTGTATGCCGATGCGGAAGCCCTAGCGGGTTTAACCGAATCTTGTGAAAAGGCATGTGGGAAACTGTGGGCTAGAGGTGATCTTCCTACGCAACATGTTTTGCCCAGGAGAAGGATCATTGTCTTTAGTACTATAGGCTTGATGGAAGTTGTTCTTAACAGACCTGTGGACATTCTGAGAAGATTGTTCGAGCTCAGTGCACCGAGATCGCAGATGGAAGATTTCTTCAACCGCTTCGGTGCAGGAGAGGCTGCAGCTATGTGCTTATTGTTAGCTGCAAAATTAGTTTTTGCTGAAGAGAATCTCATAAGCAATACAGTTGCTGAGAGAGCAGCTGAAGCATTTGAGGATTCAGGGCTTGTTGGAATGCCACAAATGGATGGTGTGAATGCTTTTTCAAACACCCAAACTCAAGCTGGGGGTTTCAGCATGGGGCAGGTCGTTCAAGAGGCAGAACCTTTATTCTCTGGCGCACATCAAGGGCTCTGTTTGTGCTCATCAAGGTTACTATTTCCTGTTTGGGAGTTCCCTATTGTGATTGTTCGAGGGCAAAGTGGTCCCAATGCTCGCGAAGGAGTAGTCGTTTGCAGGCTCTCTTCTGAGGCAATGAAAATTCTAGAGAGCAAGATTCGATCTTTAGAAAATTTCCTAAGGTTTAGAAGGAACAAGAGAAGGGGGCTTTATGGTTATGTTGCTGGTCTAGGAGATTATTCTGGTTCTATTCTCTATGGAGGAGTTGGTAGTCGTAGTACTACTAAAATCTCTTTTGCTCCACAAACTCGAGATGTCGATTCAGCAGACCGCACAGCATTGAATAAAAGGCAACGGGTTCTTTATAGTCCAGCTGAACTAGCTGCCATGGAG GTGAGAGCAATGGAATGTCTTAGGCGGTTGCTTCGAAGATCTAGTGAAGCACTTTTCTTGCTTCAGCTTATTTCCCATCATAATGTTACTCGCTTGGTTCAAGCTTTAGACAATACTTCATGCCAGAAATTAGTTCAATTAACATTCCATCAGTTGGTTTGTTCTGAGGAGGGTGACCAGCTTGCTATGCGACTTATTTCTGCGCTTATGGAG TACTATATTGGCCCAGATGGGAGGGGCACAGTAGATGAGATCAGTGCTAAACTGAGGGATGGATGTCCAAGTTATTTCAATGAGTCAGACTACAAATATTACCTGGCAGTAGAATGTCTTGAGAGAGCCTCCATCACTGGCAGTACAGATGAGAGGGAAACTCTTGCTAGAGATGCTTTCAACCTCTTAACAAGAATCCCAGAGTCTGCGGAATTGAGCTCTATATGCAAACGATTTGAGAACTTAAG ATTTTATGAAGCCGTAGTACGGCTACCTCTGCAGAAAGCTCAAGCTATTGATCAAAAGGGTGATGCTGTCAATGCCAAATTTGATCCGAGGCACCGGGATGCTGTAATTGCTCAGCGGGAACAGTGCtatgaaataattatgaatGCCCTCCGTTCTCTGAAGGGTGTTGGTCCTAGTGGGGCCCAGCGGGAATTTGGGACTCCTAGCAGGTTGTCTGCTTCAGGATCTGACTTGGATCAGGCGTCTCGCAACAAGTACATTAGGCAGATCATTCAGCTCAGTGTCCAGTGGCCTGACACAGCTTTTCACGAGTATTTATACAGGACATTGATCGAGCTGGGCCTTGAAAATGAACTGTTGGAGTATGGAGGGTCGGATTTGGTCTCATTTCTACAGAGTGCGGGTCGTAAGCCTCTACAAGAG GCTGTTTCTCCAGCTACATCTCTGGCTTCTGGGTTGCATGATGTGGAGGGAGCTATCCCTTCAGGCCACACAAAGTATCTCGACCTTCTTGCGAGGTATTATGTACTGAAGGGGCAACATTTACTTGCTGCTCATGTCCTGTATAGATTGGCAGAGAGGCAATGCTCTAATGCAGAGGAGGCTCCTACTCTGGAGCAGAG GTACCAGTATTTGAGTAATGCCGTTCTGCAGGCTAAAAGTGCAAGCAGTAGCATCGGCTCTAGCAACAATAGTATTGATGATGGTTTGCTTGATATGCTCGAAGCTAAACTTGTAGTGCTTCGATTCCAAATGAAAATCAAAGTGGAGTTGGAATCTATGGCATCAAGACTACAAGATTTGCCTGAGAGTAGTAGACAAGTTCCAAATGACCCTTTTCCACAGGATAACATAGTAGCTGATGTCGAAACTGCCAAGGCAGCAAGAGacaaggcaaaagagttatCTCTGAACTTGAAGAGCATTACCCAGCTGTACAATGATTATGCCGTTCCATTTAAGCTTTGGGAG ATGTGCCTGGAAATGCTCAACTTTGCAAACTATTCTGGAGAGGCCGACAGTAAAATCGTTCGAGAAATCTGGATTCGGCTTCTTGATCAAGCTCTTTCACGAGGTGGCCTTGCAGAAGCCTGTTCCGTACTGAAGAGAGTGGGCTCAAATCTCTATCCTGGAGATGGGGCTTGCTTACCCCTAGATATAATTTGCCTCCATCTGGAGAAGGCTGCACTG GAGAGATTAACTTCGGGAGCTGAGTTAGTTGGGGACGAGGATATTGCGAGAGCTCTTCTTGCAGCCTGTAGAAGTGCTCATGAGACTGTACTAGGCGTCTATGATCAGTTGTTATCAAGCGGAGCCATTTTGACCTCTTCGAACCTGAGATTGCGCCTCTTACGATCGGCCCTTGCGATCCTTCGAGACTGGGGCATGTCTGTACTAACAAATAAATTGGGCACTACAGCAGCTGGGGCTTCCTTCGTTCTTGGCGGTGGTGCGTTTTCACTTGATCGGGCGGCTGTTCTTAATCAGGGGATAAGAGATAAAATCTTGAGTTTGGTAAACAG GTATATGACTGAGGTTCGACGTCTGGCCCTCCCTCAAAACCAAACTGAACCTGTTTATCGGGGCTTCCGTGAACTTGAAGAAAGGCTACTGTCCCCATCTTCTTATTAG
- the LOC109718102 gene encoding nudix hydrolase 17, mitochondrial: MASLVSRQGRQLQRYSSNGRRLVVGCIPYKLSTNSTCSDDLHSAVEVLVISSQKGHGVMFPKGGWETDETKKQAALREALEEAGVQGNVERRLGKWKYKSRRHDSLHEGIMFPMNVTEELVQWPEMDVRERRWVTVAEAREKCEHIWMREALERLVRRLENSSRN; this comes from the exons atggcgTCTTTGGTATCGAGGCAAGGGAGGCAATTGCAGCGTTATAGCAGTAATGGGCGTAGGCTCGTTGTGGG ATGCATCCCTTATAAGTTGAGCACAAATAGTACATGCTCTGATGATCTACATAGTGCAGTGGAAGTACTAGTTATTAGTTCTCAGAAAGGACATGGTGTGATGTTCCCAAag GGAGGATGGGAGACCGACGAGACAAAGAAACAGGCGGCCTTGCGAGAGGCATTGGAGGAGGCCGGCGTGCAAGGAAATGTCGAG AGAAGATTAGGCAAATGGAAGTACAAGAGTAGGAGGCATGACTCCCTTCATGAGGGTATAATGTTTCCGATGAATGTGACCGAGGAATTAGTTCAATGGCCCGAGATGGATGTGAGAGAAAGAAGATGG GTCACGGTGGCGGAAGCGAGAGAGAAATGCGAGCACATATGGATGAGAGAAGCGTTAGAGAGATTAGTTCGAAGGCTCGAGAACTCGAGCAGGAATTGA